Genomic window (Psilocybe cubensis strain MGC-MH-2018 chromosome 1, whole genome shotgun sequence):
CTTTGGTTCGATCCCTggattttttattttaacAAACACGCATTTCCACAGTTGTTGGTAGTGAATCAGGAGATGAGCTGACTATATGGGACTCAACTGAATCAGAGTTTGCGTCTGGCCTAGAATACTGCAAAAATTACAGGTGCTCCTCTTTCATTGTGGCTGAATAATGTCTGATTTACGCGTGACTCACTGCATAGAGAACTCATCCTTGACTTGGATTGGAGCTCTACTCCAGACAAGCAATCTATTTTGGCAGTCGGATATGAGCATCGAGTTGATATTCTCTGCCAACAAAGAATGACTTATTTCTCCGAAGTGCCAGATCCTGGATGGGCCCTGTGTAGAACAATCGACATTACAGGGTAGCCTTGAAGTTATTTCTGAAAACGTATTGCTCATCGTTGTGATAGGCTTACCCCATATCCCATTAGCGATTCGATTTGGCTAGCGCATGGGTCGTTTTTAATTGCAGCTGGACAACAGATGTACCTTTACAGCGAGCCACCTCCAACGAAAGATCTTCCAACTTTCGGGGAAGAGAGTTTATTTGAGTACGTTGCTCGCCAAAATGGGCCCTTGGATGATTATCATCCCCAAATGATGCTGCAATGCTTGATATGGGGTAGGTCATCATTATTTTATTTTCGCATATATTGAATCGTCTTTCAGATAAAACTGAACTGGTGAAGGATGTAATCGTTAACCTAGCTCGTTTCCTAATTCCCGGTATATCTGATGGTCGGACTACTGCGCTTCCTCACCTTCCGGTTGATAGgtttttgaagaaaaataaTCGAACTCAAATTGTGAGTGCTTAAACAATAACACAGCTATACCAAACATATATTCAATTCACGCAGCTCGTGAATAAAAGGCGGTACAATCAACTTTTTGACGATACTTCACTGCCTATCGACGAGTGAGTGAGATAACTTTTGGTTTATAATATTCTCATTGATGTTCTACCAACTGTAGTGATATCTACTTCTCTCGACCGCTAATCACCCGCTTGATCGAAAAGCTTGAATCTCGTCCTTTGCCCAATCTTTCTGCAAATGAACAAGCACATCTAATCGTCCTAATACAAACAACGTTGGAGGTATTTTTATTATTTACTTCTTCAGGCCATATTCAAGCGTCTAGCACTTACTCACTAGATTGACGAACAACGCCGTGCTCTGGATTCAAATGGACTTCGCTACCTCATTTCTATGAGGTCCTTTTACATCATCAATCGTAGAGCATCCAGCCAAGAAACTGGAGCAGATCGATCCAGTAAATCGGCACGTCGCGAACGTCTGCGTTACAGGGATATGGTTTGGGCTTTCCATAGTGAAAGCCAGGAACTTCTCCTTGAGGCATCCATTGCGTCTTGCAATGGTAAGATGACTTGGTCGGACACACGTGCTCTAGGAATTGCTCTATGGATGAACTCTGGCGAAACCTTTGTGGGTGGAATTTTATGAAACTCAATGGGAAACTAACCATCTTTATCATGATTAGAAGTCTCACATCGAAGCTGTTGCTCGAAATGAATACATGGTAGGCGAGAACCGGGATCCAACTACGTGCTCCTTGTTGTATTTCGCACTGGGAAAGTATAAACTCGTCCATGGACTTTGGAGACAAGCTGCATGGCATAAAGAGCAAAATGCCATGCTAAAATTCCTCAGTAACGATTTTTCTCAAGAGCGCTGGCGGACAGCAGCGCAAAAGAATGCATTTGCTTTGCTCAGCAAGCAACGTTTCGGTTGGCCATCAAGTTTTTTGCCAACCAATTTAAGTACTTATATATTACGACTCCAGAGTATGCAGCAGCGTTTTTCCTGTTAGGTGGCTCTTTAAAGGGTGCAGTAAATGTTTGCCTTAAACAACTCGGCGATTTCCAGCTCGCCATCGCTCTTGCTCGTATAGTGGAGCAGGGAACAGAGGGCCCAATACTAAAGGAAATAATCACTAATACTGTGCTTCCGATCGCCTTCGCATCTGGGAACCGATGGCTTGGTAGTTGGGCTTTTTGGATATTGCACCGCCGTGATTTGTCTGTCCGGATACTCTTGGTGAGACCAATGCCTGATCGTatttcatgttttttttatttatttactTTTTAGACTCCTTTGCAAGATATCGCTTCGGCTTTTAATGTTCATGTCACCGAGATCGGGGAACCTCATTACGACGACCCAGGACTGGCGCTTTTGTTTTCTCAGCTGAGATCAAAAACACTTCAAGCTGCTAAAGGAACTAGTGAGATATCTGGTCGAGCGGAATTTAATTTTGTGTTGCAGATGGCGCGCGTCTTTTGTCGGATGGGTGAGTTTTGTTTCCCTTCTCGTTAATTGGCAGCATTATGACGAGTTTTTAGGATGTCATGCTTTGGCTCTCGACCTCGTCAGCTCATGGTCATTTGCTCGACCATCAACGCCGCCACGCGAGGAAAAATCCCTCAATCACCCGGCCATAGCCTTTCCTACGCCCCTGTTCCCTCTGGGCCCTGCGTTAAAGCGCAGGGCATCCATTTTGATTGACATGGATATAGTTTCACTACCCCCCACTCGCAAAGCATCGCCTACCGAGGAACCTTCGTTGAATTCCCTTCCAATTGAAACTATTCAAGAGGAAAGTGATCTATTTGCGCGTAAGGCGGGCCTTGGGAACTTGATGAAGTCTGCGAAACATGATGTTAATGTTCCGGAATTCGACATGGATGCATTTTTCTGATGTGATATGAACCAAAATGTGGGGTTTGATGTGCAGTACTTTCAGCTGGATTCAACAAAAGGACATTGAACAAGGTTATATTATCTTCTCTCCAATTGTGCAAACAGTATGATGTCTACGTTGAAAAGTGTTTGTGTTATACAACAAGATCAATCTTGTATAACATTTAGGTTGATCGACCTGGGTAGATACTTGCAGGAAACCTTGCAAATCGCCTTTCTTTGAACCTACTGTTTCATACAAACTCTCAAATCGTGTCATGTCTAATCTTCTTTCAAAGAGCAGCAGCAAAATGGTATGCATGTATGTTGTAAAATTAAACAAAAATTCGTCGCAGTTCTCTTGGCCGTAAATGGTTTATCCTTGTACTTCAACATCACGTTTCTTGAGGACAAGGTCTGAGCCAGTTACTCGTTTCCATACATCCTGAACATCTTCAACAACAGTCTCGAAATGGGAGGTAGCATCGTATGAACGAGTGATGAAAATGTTATCAGTTTGTCCAGAGCTGGTGGGTGTGTATAACGGGGTGATATCGACGAATCTAAAGAGATCAAAATTAACTGAGAATCTA
Coding sequences:
- a CDS encoding Regulator of V-ATPase in vacuolar membrane protein 1; this translates as MLGIHQTLTGYPAEGVQYLVRGRDAFLLYPSADAVIILNAHTLALVRVLAFWEAFPGLRHCGEKISCLSVDSGMKLIVASMKSKLAAWSLSDIQEGTWRIHSTLVLPEGHNVMTLDNKAGLLAVGCEKQLSIYTLVLENELPTWSKKWTVGTPTPILLNFAPSLMYIATASKKDNSVRLYSTTSGLQTQIIPHPLPVLKISWRRSQATSRDDFILYSVTSDATLRIFFPVLDAPDYLQLHASLDIYASLPLHVVNQLKSSESSVFWLDRRATEKVLDYVLLDSAQVDEAHKKRIKEIKDDGWDLFLRILTDGSIVVTGVANIDRRPPTLLQHFTLQQSQPSIFSTPPTYLYVLPNPDPSLLTMITTPPLMSLDLSPLTFFDARSQGLKIKSSCLERIAEEECEIIRFIRTPEGRGVGALRSGGRGEAWQIHERGTKLVRANTWDQADFVVVLAHGKQFVTYTKSSCSLILHSSPPQTILVPSLESLFTIPSPSLYEFIIGVTTDFTIIQFEVTGLPSLSVIGRQQLPLAHTPKFILPVDPMAWGHTQDWAGHDVLLSISEDGEIAFWVPEITADGSWRCTGKVRTGRTGFRKVRCSSAKKTVLIVGSESGDELTIWDSTESEFASGLEYCKNYRELILDLDWSSTPDKQSILAVGYEHRVDILCQQRMTYFSEVPDPGWALCRTIDITGLTPYPISDSIWLAHGSFLIAAGQQMYLYSEPPPTKDLPTFGEESLFEYVARQNGPLDDYHPQMMLQCLIWDKTELVKDVIVNLARFLIPGISDGRTTALPHLPVDRFLKKNNRTQILVNKRRYNQLFDDTSLPIDDDIYFSRPLITRLIEKLESRPLPNLSANEQAHLIVLIQTTLEIDEQRRALDSNGLRYLISMRSFYIINRRASSQETGADRSSKSARRERLRYRDMVWAFHSESQELLLEASIASCNGKMTWSDTRALGIALWMNSGETFKSHIEAVARNEYMVGENRDPTTCSLLYFALGKYKLVHGLWRQAAWHKEQNAMLKFLSNDFSQERWRTAAQKNAFALLSKQRFEYAAAFFLLGGSLKGAVNVCLKQLGDFQLAIALARIVEQGTEGPILKEIITNTVLPIAFASGNRWLGSWAFWILHRRDLSVRILLTPLQDIASAFNVHVTEIGEPHYDDPGLALLFSQLRSKTLQAAKGTSEISGRAEFNFVLQMARVFCRMGCHALALDLVSSWSFARPSTPPREEKSLNHPAIAFPTPLFPLGPALKRRASILIDMDIVSLPPTRKASPTEEPSLNSLPIETIQEESDLFARKAGLGNLMKSAKHDVNVPEFDMDAFF